Proteins encoded within one genomic window of Episyrphus balteatus chromosome 1, idEpiBalt1.1, whole genome shotgun sequence:
- the LOC129912121 gene encoding UDP-glycosyltransferase UGT5-like, with translation MAGSYKLVAVLGLLAFCVGVARPANILGVFTSTSPSHLIIHMSYIRAMVERGHNATVITSLPIKDKNPKIHHILIPQSEQRTKEIADANERAKKPRNILQKIRDGLNSAFSNAPRQADPIKDQRFQDFMHNPDNKFDLIIMGYYFNNFHLGLAGHFKCPIVISFMTSTNLFLDRYIGNPPEVAYVPASPLVAAPNPLKFSGRLSNFMTNFIFRIFGFFLNWQEDNLYNEVFPPSKYPPFEEVKKKVSLVLCNSHFTDGFIRPNVPALVDVGGIQIKPKSNPLPEHLQKIFNASSEHGVIYLSFGSNIKSKDMNPQLYQIIFKALAGLKQTVLWKWDAVEKPGNAPNIFYESWLPQDDLLANPNVKLFITHAGKGGVTESQYHGVPMVAIPFYADQISNGAAVERDGFGVKIDQNTMTSETLKAAVMEVLENPKYVRKVKQFSSLYRDRPMHARDTAVYWLEYVLRHKGAYHMQSPLVHLSGFQYLSLDVIGFLLLVVFLVYKSITIPTKFVYRKIFAKKEPKIKEN, from the exons ATGGCTGGAAGTTACAAACTTGTAGCCGTTTTAGGCCTTCTGGCGTTTTGCGTCGGAGTTGCCAGACCAGCCAACATCCTTGGTGTCTTCACTAGTACCAGTCCATCTCATCTTATAATTCACATGTCATACATCAGAGCTATGGTAGAACGTGGTCATAATGCAACAGTTATAACTTCTTTACCCATCAAggacaaaaatccaaaaatccatCATATCCTTATTCCACAAAGTGAACAAAGGACGAAAGAAATTGCTGATGCTAACGAAAGAGCTAAGAAACCACGAAATATCCTTCAAAAAATTAGAGATGGATTGAATTCTGCCTTCTCCAATGCTCCAAGACAAGCTGATCCAATTAAAGATCAACGATTCCAAGACTTTATGCACAATCCAGATAATAAATTCGACCTCATCATTATGggatattattttaataacttcCATCTTGGTTTAGCTGGACATTTTAAGTGTCCAATTGTTATAAGTTTTATGACTTCGACAAATTTGTTCCTCGACCGATATATTGGAAATCCACCAGAAGTTGCTTATGTACCAGCTTCGCCATTGGTAGCGGCACCAAATCCATTGAAATTTAGTGGAAGATTGAGCAATTTCATGACGAACttcattttcaggatttttggatttttcttgAATTGGCAAGAGGATAATTTGTACAA TGAAGTGTTTCCTCCTTCCAAATATCCTCCGTTTGAAGAAGTGAAGAAGAAGGTGTCACTGGTATTGTGTAACTCAcattttactgatggatttatTCGTCCAAATGTTCCGGCTTTGGTTGATGTTGGTGGAATTCAGATCAAACCGAAGTCTAATCCTTTGCCAGAG CATCTTCAAAAGATCTTCAATGCTTCGTCAGAACATGGTGTAATCTATCTCAGTTTCGGATCGAATATTAAAAGTAAAGACATGAATCCTCAACTTtatcaaattattttcaaagCTTTAGCTGGTCTTAAGCAAACAGTTTTATGGAAATGGGATGCTGTTGAGAAACCAGGAAATGCTCCAAATATCTTCTATGAGTCATGGTTACCTCAAGATGATTTACTAGCCAATCCAAATGTGAAACTTTTTATTACACATGCTGGCAAAGGAGGTGTTACTGAATCACAATATCATGGTGTTCCAATGGTAGCTATACCATTTTATGCTgatcaaatttcaaatggtgcTGCTGTAGAAAGAGACGGATTTGGTGTGAAGATTGATCAGAATACAATGACATCGGAGACATTAAAAGCTGCAGTTATGGAAGTTCTGGAGAATCCGAAATATGTTAGAAAAGTTAAACAATTTTCGTCACTTTATCGGGATAGACCAATGCATGCCAGAGATACTGCTGTTTATTGGTTGGAGTATGTACTAAGACATAAGGGAGCTTATCACATGCAGAGTCCTTTGGTGCATTTGAGTGGATTTCAGTATTTAAGTTTGGATGTAATTGGTTTTCTATTATTAGttgtatttttagtttataagtCAATCACTATTCCAACTAAGTTTGTGTATAGAAAGATTTTCGCAAAGAAGGAGCCtaaaattaaggaaaattaa